A genome region from Arachidicoccus soli includes the following:
- a CDS encoding ABC transporter permease, with protein MNLLDSLSSAFRTVKSNKLRTGITVTIIALGIMALIGIVTSTTALKEKMQSSFSSMGANGFTITYKDMQRFGNQVRVKDGKRQKKSNLDKPITKAEAELFKQSYQFPAKVSIALDATGGSVEVHYKNIKTNPNVTLNGGDENYLFVNGFTVAVGRNLSVNDVSSGRNVCVLGNDLAVKLFGVNIARALDKMILVGTLPYRVVGVLTAKGSGSRGSQDNFILTSYNNIRRLGLSNANSFSIGVAADNVQNVSLAASEAMGVFRRVRKLLPNEADNFVINKSDELTQKLFSSLSSIEYGVVGIGCITLFGAAIGLMNIMLVAVSERTKEIGLVKAIGGKKKNIRQQFLFESIIISLMGAFIGILLGIMIGNVFASFMKTGFVVPWVWVTIGIISCSVTGLLAGLYPAIKASKLNPIEALRYE; from the coding sequence ATGAACCTTCTAGATTCATTATCTTCTGCTTTTCGCACTGTTAAAAGCAATAAACTGCGTACCGGTATTACTGTTACTATTATTGCTTTGGGCATTATGGCGCTTATAGGTATTGTAACCTCCACTACAGCGCTCAAAGAAAAAATGCAGTCTAGCTTTTCTTCAATGGGGGCTAATGGGTTTACGATTACCTATAAAGATATGCAACGTTTTGGCAATCAAGTACGCGTAAAGGATGGCAAGCGCCAAAAGAAATCTAATCTTGATAAGCCCATTACCAAAGCAGAAGCAGAATTGTTTAAGCAATCTTATCAGTTTCCTGCAAAGGTGAGCATTGCACTTGACGCTACAGGTGGAAGTGTGGAAGTCCATTATAAGAACATAAAGACCAACCCCAATGTAACGCTCAATGGGGGTGATGAAAACTATTTGTTTGTAAACGGATTTACTGTTGCCGTTGGCCGTAATCTTTCTGTAAATGATGTGAGCTCGGGAAGAAATGTATGTGTATTGGGCAATGATTTAGCAGTAAAACTTTTTGGAGTCAATATCGCGAGAGCATTGGATAAAATGATTTTGGTAGGAACTTTGCCTTATAGGGTTGTAGGTGTTTTAACTGCTAAGGGCTCTGGCTCAAGAGGTAGTCAGGATAATTTTATATTGACTTCTTATAATAATATCCGGCGTTTAGGGTTAAGTAATGCCAATTCCTTTTCTATAGGTGTGGCCGCAGATAATGTGCAAAACGTAAGCCTGGCGGCCTCTGAAGCCATGGGAGTCTTTAGAAGAGTCAGAAAGCTGTTGCCAAATGAGGCGGATAATTTTGTAATTAATAAAAGTGATGAACTAACGCAGAAACTGTTCAGTTCTCTTAGTAGTATAGAGTATGGTGTGGTGGGTATTGGTTGTATTACTTTGTTTGGTGCGGCTATAGGCCTGATGAATATTATGTTGGTAGCTGTAAGTGAGCGCACAAAAGAAATTGGTCTGGTGAAGGCAATTGGTGGGAAGAAGAAAAATATTCGGCAACAATTTTTGTTCGAATCTATCATCATTAGCTTGATGGGTGCTTTTATTGGGATCTTATTGGGGATTATGATAGGAAATGTTTTTGCCAGTTTTATGAAAACGGGTTTTGTCGTTCCTTGGGTTTGGGTAACAATAGGTATTATCTCATGTAGTGTAACTGGTTTATTAGCAGGCCTTTACCCGGCAATCAAAGCATCAAAGCTTAATCCGATAGAAGCACTTCGTTACGAATGA
- a CDS encoding phosphoglycerate kinase, translating to MSNFSNHSFANEKALIRVDFNVPLDKATLDITDDTRIRAALPTIKKILSDGGSVILMSHLGRPKSGPEDKFSLKHILAHLSKLLNVDVQFANDCIGEEAVERAKNLQPGQVLLLENLRFYPEEEKGDKAFAEKLSKLGDVYVNDAFGTAHRAHASTAIIAQYFPEGKKMFGLLMNAEVSSAEKVLHQSEKPFCAIIGGAKVSDKILIIENLLEKATDIIIGGGMSYTFYKAQGGKIGNSLCEDDRLDIAVELLKKAEAKGVCIHLPSDSIIADKFAADADIAAAPSNNIPNGWMGLDIAEDAREQFANVIKGSKTILWNGPMGVFEMEKFQGGTKTIALAVAEATKNGAFSLVGGGDSVAAVNKFNLADKISYVSTGGGALLEYFEGKELPGIAAIK from the coding sequence ATGAGCAATTTTAGTAATCATTCATTCGCAAACGAAAAAGCATTAATTCGTGTTGATTTTAATGTGCCTTTAGATAAAGCAACGCTAGACATAACTGACGATACGCGTATTCGCGCAGCATTGCCTACTATAAAGAAGATATTGTCAGATGGTGGCAGTGTAATTTTAATGAGTCATTTAGGTCGACCTAAAAGTGGTCCCGAAGATAAATTTTCTTTGAAACATATTCTTGCTCATTTAAGCAAATTGTTGAATGTTGATGTGCAATTTGCTAATGATTGTATTGGTGAAGAAGCCGTTGAAAGAGCTAAAAACTTGCAACCTGGACAGGTGCTTTTATTAGAGAATTTGCGTTTTTATCCTGAAGAAGAGAAAGGCGATAAAGCTTTCGCGGAAAAATTAAGTAAGCTCGGAGATGTATATGTGAATGATGCATTTGGCACTGCGCATCGCGCCCATGCTTCCACTGCTATAATTGCACAATACTTTCCAGAAGGCAAAAAGATGTTTGGCTTATTGATGAATGCGGAAGTAAGCAGTGCAGAAAAAGTATTGCATCAATCAGAAAAACCATTCTGCGCAATTATCGGTGGAGCGAAGGTCTCGGACAAAATATTGATAATAGAAAACTTGTTGGAAAAAGCGACAGATATTATTATCGGTGGTGGTATGTCTTATACTTTTTACAAGGCGCAAGGCGGTAAAATTGGTAATTCCCTTTGCGAAGATGATCGTTTGGATATTGCTGTTGAATTGTTGAAAAAAGCAGAGGCAAAAGGTGTATGCATTCATTTGCCGAGTGATTCAATTATTGCTGATAAGTTCGCTGCGGATGCAGATATTGCTGCTGCGCCTAGCAATAATATTCCCAATGGATGGATGGGGTTAGATATTGCAGAAGATGCACGTGAACAATTTGCCAACGTTATCAAAGGTTCAAAAACTATTTTATGGAATGGTCCGATGGGTGTTTTTGAGATGGAAAAGTTTCAAGGAGGAACAAAAACAATTGCTCTAGCCGTCGCTGAAGCTACAAAAAATGGGGCTTTTTCTTTAGTCGGTGGAGGTGATAGTGTTGCTGCTGTAAATAAGTTTAATTTAGCTGATAAGATTAGCTATGTTTCTACCGGGGGGGGTGCATTGCTCGAATATTTTGAAGGGAAAGAATTACCGGGTATTGCAGCAATAAAGTAA
- the frr gene encoding ribosome recycling factor has protein sequence MSEELNLIIEDAEATMKKAVAHLEVELTRIRAGKASPSMLDGVMVEYYGNPTPVSQVANISVLDVRTISLQPWERNMLAPIERSIMAANIGVTPQNDGVQIRLSLPPLTEERRRELFKKATAEGENGKISIRNIRRDAIEQIKKQQKDGLSEDIAKGGEKAVQELTDKYTAVVEKHLAMKEKEMMSI, from the coding sequence ATGTCTGAAGAATTGAATTTAATAATTGAAGATGCAGAAGCTACAATGAAAAAAGCTGTTGCACATTTGGAAGTTGAGCTTACACGCATACGTGCAGGAAAGGCTAGCCCTTCTATGCTTGATGGCGTAATGGTTGAGTATTATGGCAATCCTACACCTGTTTCGCAAGTGGCCAATATTAGTGTTTTAGATGTGCGAACTATTTCGCTTCAACCTTGGGAAAGAAATATGCTTGCACCCATCGAACGTAGTATCATGGCTGCTAATATTGGGGTTACACCTCAAAACGATGGGGTTCAAATTCGTTTATCCCTTCCTCCACTTACCGAAGAACGTCGTAGAGAGTTGTTTAAAAAAGCAACTGCTGAAGGTGAAAATGGAAAAATAAGTATTCGTAATATTCGTAGGGATGCGATTGAGCAAATAAAAAAACAACAAAAAGACGGCTTGAGTGAAGATATTGCTAAAGGCGGAGAAAAGGCTGTGCAAGAGCTTACCGATAAATATACTGCCGTTGTAGAAAAACATTTGGCGATGAAAGAAAAAGAAATGATGTCGATTTAA
- a CDS encoding DUF4251 domain-containing protein has protein sequence MKNYYLGFTCFFFCLLLSACSSSLKTSVAKTEQQEKVAKLVGMQNFVFEATQANPQRISILNILPNGQQLRNLSPGYFLSVTKDSVKANLPFYGRAYTSNFNSDDNGIKFNTKDFNYHLKQKRKGVYEITIILNNVKTANELTLDITESGYATLQVQSINRDIISFYGDITSTKTDIL, from the coding sequence ATGAAAAATTATTATCTAGGTTTCACTTGCTTCTTTTTTTGCTTATTATTATCAGCTTGTTCTTCCTCATTAAAGACTAGTGTAGCAAAAACTGAACAACAAGAGAAGGTTGCTAAGTTGGTAGGAATGCAAAACTTCGTATTCGAAGCAACCCAAGCAAATCCTCAAAGAATCAGCATTTTAAATATATTGCCCAATGGGCAACAATTGCGTAATTTATCGCCGGGTTACTTTCTTTCTGTCACAAAAGATTCCGTCAAAGCAAACCTTCCGTTTTATGGAAGAGCATATACAAGCAATTTCAATAGCGACGATAATGGCATAAAATTTAATACAAAGGATTTTAACTATCATCTCAAACAAAAGAGAAAGGGTGTTTACGAAATCACCATTATTCTAAATAATGTGAAAACTGCCAATGAACTGACATTAGACATTACTGAGAGCGGTTATGCTACCTTACAGGTTCAAAGCATCAATCGAGATATCATATCTTTTTACGGTGACATAACTTCAACAAAAACTGATATTCTATAA
- a CDS encoding OsmC family protein has product MKRSASAIWNGSIKEGNGKLTTQSTTLNNTQYSFQSRFEEGVGTNPEELIAAAHAGCFAMALSNILGAEGFTPESLNASATITMDPEKLELTDSHIVLKAKIPGISQEKFEECTQKAKAGCPISKVLNLNISLDATLI; this is encoded by the coding sequence ATGAAACGTTCAGCATCGGCCATTTGGAATGGCTCTATTAAAGAAGGTAATGGAAAGCTTACTACGCAAAGCACTACTTTAAATAATACACAATATTCTTTTCAATCTCGATTCGAAGAAGGTGTGGGCACTAATCCTGAAGAATTAATTGCAGCTGCACATGCAGGTTGTTTTGCTATGGCCCTCAGTAATATTTTAGGGGCAGAAGGTTTTACACCAGAGTCTTTAAATGCAAGCGCAACTATTACCATGGACCCTGAGAAATTAGAATTAACCGATTCGCACATTGTCCTAAAAGCAAAGATACCGGGTATTAGTCAAGAGAAATTTGAAGAATGCACACAAAAGGCCAAGGCCGGATGTCCAATAAGTAAAGTTCTAAATTTGAATATTTCACTGGATGCAACATTGATTTAA
- a CDS encoding transketolase, whose translation MADIEQLKNTATQIRRDILRMVHGAQSGHPGGSLGCTDYFTALYFSVMKRKPGFDMDGKDEDIFFLSNGHISPVFYSTLAHAGYFDKKELSTFRKLNSRLQGHPTTHEHLPGIRIASGSLGQGLSVAIGASLAKKQNGDENFVYALCGDGELNEGQNWEAILAAPNLDASRLILTVDWNGQQIDGPTKEVMDLGDLEAKFKAFKWQVLVLEEGNDIVAITKKLEEAKKLSQPGKPVVILMKTVMGKGVDFMEGHHQWHGVAPNDEQLASALTQLGESPLGDY comes from the coding sequence ATGGCAGATATTGAACAGCTAAAAAATACAGCTACACAAATTAGGCGCGATATTTTAAGAATGGTGCATGGTGCTCAGAGTGGCCACCCAGGAGGGTCCTTAGGTTGTACAGACTATTTTACCGCCCTTTATTTCAGCGTAATGAAGCGTAAACCTGGTTTTGATATGGATGGGAAAGATGAAGATATTTTCTTTCTTTCCAACGGGCATATTTCACCCGTTTTTTATTCTACATTGGCACACGCAGGTTATTTTGATAAAAAAGAATTGTCCACTTTTCGTAAATTAAATTCTCGTTTACAAGGTCATCCAACAACACACGAGCATCTACCCGGTATTCGTATTGCTAGCGGGTCTTTGGGGCAGGGTTTAAGTGTGGCAATTGGTGCTTCATTGGCTAAAAAACAAAATGGCGACGAGAATTTTGTATATGCTCTTTGTGGCGACGGCGAGTTAAATGAAGGCCAAAATTGGGAAGCAATATTAGCGGCCCCAAATTTAGATGCCTCAAGATTGATTTTAACCGTAGATTGGAATGGGCAACAAATTGATGGCCCTACAAAAGAAGTAATGGATTTGGGCGATTTAGAAGCCAAATTCAAAGCCTTTAAATGGCAGGTTTTGGTTTTAGAAGAAGGCAACGATATTGTTGCTATTACTAAAAAGCTTGAGGAAGCCAAGAAGCTATCTCAGCCAGGAAAACCTGTGGTTATTTTAATGAAAACCGTTATGGGAAAAGGCGTTGATTTTATGGAAGGTCATCATCAATGGCATGGCGTTGCGCCTAATGATGAACAATTGGCTAGTGCATTAACTCAATTAGGTGAAAGCCCTTTAGGCGATTATTAA
- a CDS encoding GtrA family protein, giving the protein MGIFFKFIKYGIVGLSGMIIDFSITWLLKEKLRLNKYIANSCGFTCAASSNYILNRVWTFQSHQKNIPKEYFSFFAIAVIGLLLNNAIIYFLTEKGKLNFYVAKLIAIILVIFWNFTANYLFTFSLK; this is encoded by the coding sequence ATGGGTATTTTCTTTAAATTTATTAAATATGGAATTGTCGGCCTCTCAGGAATGATTATCGACTTTTCTATTACCTGGCTATTAAAAGAAAAACTTAGACTAAATAAATACATCGCCAATAGTTGTGGCTTTACTTGCGCAGCCTCTAGCAATTATATTCTGAATCGTGTTTGGACCTTCCAAAGTCATCAAAAAAATATTCCAAAAGAATATTTTTCATTTTTCGCAATAGCTGTTATTGGTCTTTTATTAAACAATGCAATTATTTATTTTTTGACAGAAAAGGGGAAATTAAATTTTTATGTCGCTAAATTGATTGCTATTATTTTAGTAATATTTTGGAATTTTACAGCTAATTATTTGTTTACCTTTAGCTTGAAATAA
- the pheS gene encoding phenylalanine--tRNA ligase subunit alpha has protein sequence MQELLEKIDSYKQEIEASSVLNAEEVEAFRIKYLGTKGLVKAIMGEMKNVPNEQKKQAGQLLNEFKVFVETKFEGLKAQFENNDSDASHIDFSLPGDAVAVGTRHPLSIVRNRIVSIFKRLGFAIAEGPDIEDDWHNFGAMNLPEDHPARDMQDTFYINQNPSWLLRTHTSSVQARVMENQKPPIRVICPGRVYRNETISARAHCFFHQVEGLYIGENVSFADLKQTLYFFVQEMFGKDIKVRFRPSYFPFTEPSAEMDISCLICEGEGCNVCKHTGWVEILGSGMVHPKVLENFGIDSNKYTGFAFGMGVERITQLKYRVNDLRLYSQNDIRFLQQFTGAV, from the coding sequence ATGCAAGAGTTACTAGAAAAAATAGATAGTTATAAGCAAGAAATTGAAGCTTCATCGGTGTTGAATGCTGAAGAAGTGGAAGCGTTTCGTATAAAATATTTGGGAACAAAAGGTCTTGTAAAAGCGATAATGGGCGAAATGAAAAATGTGCCTAATGAACAAAAAAAGCAAGCGGGTCAACTATTGAATGAGTTTAAAGTTTTTGTGGAAACCAAGTTTGAAGGCTTGAAAGCACAATTTGAAAATAATGATAGCGATGCTTCTCATATAGACTTTTCTTTACCGGGTGATGCAGTTGCAGTAGGTACCAGGCATCCATTAAGTATCGTGCGTAATCGTATTGTTTCTATCTTTAAAAGACTAGGTTTTGCCATAGCTGAAGGGCCCGATATTGAAGACGACTGGCATAACTTCGGTGCGATGAATTTGCCGGAAGATCATCCTGCAAGAGATATGCAGGATACTTTCTATATTAACCAAAACCCGTCTTGGTTGTTACGTACGCATACAAGTAGTGTACAGGCAAGAGTAATGGAAAATCAAAAGCCACCTATTCGGGTTATCTGCCCAGGCAGAGTTTATCGTAACGAAACTATCAGCGCGAGAGCACATTGCTTTTTTCATCAGGTAGAGGGCTTATATATCGGTGAAAATGTGAGTTTCGCCGATTTAAAACAAACGCTTTATTTCTTCGTACAAGAGATGTTTGGTAAAGATATAAAAGTGCGTTTTCGTCCGAGCTACTTCCCTTTTACAGAGCCAAGTGCAGAAATGGATATTAGTTGTTTAATATGTGAGGGTGAAGGTTGTAATGTATGTAAACATACAGGTTGGGTAGAAATTTTGGGGAGTGGTATGGTACACCCGAAAGTGTTGGAAAACTTTGGAATAGATAGTAATAAATATACAGGTTTCGCTTTTGGGATGGGTGTAGAACGCATCACACAATTAAAATATCGTGTAAACGATTTGCGTCTGTATTCACAAAACGATATACGATTTTTGCAACAATTTACAGGCGCAGTTTAG
- the rny gene encoding ribonuclease Y: protein MNLGIWEAVVAIVGVVIGIIVGKFVFAKDTKKQITDAESQAQSIIKEAQLHAETIKKEKQLEAKEKFVQLKSEHDKEIFERNKKIGDIENKIKQKENTINQKENTLDKQLKENNLIKENLNKQIEVVNQKRTELEKHQEEHIRRLEKISNLSSEEAKSQLIESLKNEAKTQALSLQQDIIEDAKQKANKEARKIIIQSIQRTAAEQTIENTVTVFNLESDEIKGQIIGREGRNIRAIEAATGVDLIVDDTPEAVILSSFDPLRREIARLSLQRLVADGRIHPARIEEVVDKTRRQLEEQVMEIGERTIIELGIHGLHKELVRIVGKMRFRSSYGQNLLMHSRETANLCGIMAAELGLNPKLAKRAGLLHDIGKVPDEETELSHALLGARLAEKYGENPAVVNAIGAHHDEMEMLYVISPIIQACDAISGARPGARREIMQQYIQRIKDLESLAQGYTGVEKAYAIQAGRELRVIVEADKVTDDESGKLSFDIAQKIQTEMTYPGQIKVTVIREKRAVNVAR from the coding sequence ATGAACTTAGGAATATGGGAGGCTGTGGTTGCAATTGTGGGCGTGGTAATTGGTATAATTGTGGGCAAATTTGTTTTTGCAAAGGATACTAAAAAGCAAATTACCGACGCAGAAAGTCAAGCGCAATCCATTATAAAAGAGGCACAATTACATGCCGAAACCATCAAAAAAGAAAAACAACTTGAAGCAAAGGAAAAATTTGTTCAGCTAAAATCGGAACACGATAAAGAGATATTTGAACGGAATAAAAAAATTGGGGATATTGAAAATAAGATTAAACAGAAAGAAAATACGATTAATCAAAAGGAAAATACACTCGACAAACAGTTGAAGGAAAACAATCTTATTAAAGAGAATCTAAATAAGCAAATAGAGGTTGTCAACCAAAAACGTACCGAACTCGAGAAGCATCAAGAAGAACATATTCGCCGATTGGAAAAAATTTCCAATCTTTCTTCAGAGGAAGCGAAGTCTCAATTAATTGAAAGTTTAAAAAATGAAGCCAAAACGCAAGCACTTTCATTACAACAAGATATAATTGAAGATGCAAAACAAAAGGCTAATAAAGAAGCGCGAAAAATTATTATTCAATCCATTCAGCGAACGGCAGCTGAGCAAACTATTGAGAATACAGTAACAGTATTCAATTTAGAGTCTGATGAAATTAAAGGTCAAATTATTGGCCGGGAGGGGCGTAATATTCGCGCTATTGAAGCGGCTACTGGTGTAGATTTGATTGTGGATGATACGCCGGAAGCTGTGATTCTTTCTAGTTTTGACCCTTTACGTCGTGAAATAGCTCGTTTGTCTTTGCAACGTTTGGTTGCTGATGGTCGTATTCATCCGGCTCGTATTGAGGAGGTAGTGGACAAAACTCGACGTCAGTTAGAAGAGCAAGTAATGGAAATTGGCGAACGCACTATCATAGAACTGGGAATTCATGGGTTGCATAAAGAGCTTGTAAGAATTGTAGGTAAAATGCGATTCCGCTCTTCTTACGGCCAAAATTTATTGATGCATAGTCGTGAGACGGCTAACCTTTGTGGCATAATGGCCGCAGAGCTAGGACTCAATCCGAAATTGGCAAAGCGGGCAGGTCTATTACACGATATAGGTAAGGTACCTGACGAAGAGACTGAATTGAGTCATGCTTTATTGGGTGCAAGATTGGCGGAAAAATATGGGGAGAATCCTGCAGTGGTAAATGCCATTGGCGCGCACCACGATGAAATGGAAATGCTGTATGTGATTTCACCTATCATTCAGGCTTGCGATGCTATCAGTGGTGCACGCCCCGGTGCTCGTCGCGAGATAATGCAACAATATATCCAGCGTATCAAAGATTTAGAATCTTTAGCACAAGGCTATACCGGTGTAGAAAAAGCATATGCGATTCAAGCTGGTCGCGAATTGCGTGTGATCGTGGAAGCGGATAAGGTTACAGATGATGAAAGTGGTAAGTTAAGTTTTGATATAGCGCAAAAAATCCAAACTGAAATGACTTATCCAGGTCAAATAAAAGTAACCGTTATTCGCGAAAAACGTGCGGTGAACGTCGCACGATAA
- the typA gene encoding translational GTPase TypA has protein sequence MNIRNIAIIAHVDHGKTTLVDKILHTARVFRDNQDTGDLIMDSNDLERERGITIFSKNAAVIYNDVKINVIDTPGHSDFGGEVERVLKMADGVILLVDAFEGPMPQTRFVLQKALQLNLKPIVVINKVDKPNCRPDEVHDAVFELFFNLDATEEQLDFPTFYGSGKNGWFNDSLTEREDILPLMDGILKYVPEPKVNEGPLQMQITSLDYSSFLGRIAVGKVTRGSIKESQPIALVQTDGSIKKSRVKELYVFEGMGKRKVTEVVAGDLCAVVGLEDFNIGDTICDAETPEALPVISVDEPTMSMLFSINTSPFFGKDGKFVTSRHLRDRLIKETEKNLALRVEDTDSADSFLVYGRGILHLGVLIETMRREGYELTVGQPQVLVKTVDGKKHEPYENLVVDVPADFSGKVIDLVTQRKGEMLVMESKGEMQHLEFDIPSRGLIGLRSQMLTNTAGEAVMAHRFNEYKPWKGIIPGRNNGVLISKNQATTTAYSIDKLQDRGSFFVDPGEEVYVGQIIAEHIKPGDLIVNATEGKKLTNMRASGSDDSVRIIPKIQMTLEECMEYIQDDECIEVTPKIIRLRKTLLNEEERKRQSKSMKA, from the coding sequence ATGAATATCAGAAATATTGCCATTATCGCACACGTTGACCACGGTAAGACTACCTTGGTGGATAAGATTTTACATACTGCCAGAGTATTCCGAGACAATCAGGATACCGGCGATTTGATAATGGATAGTAATGACCTTGAACGGGAAAGAGGCATTACTATTTTTAGTAAAAATGCAGCTGTTATTTATAACGATGTAAAAATAAATGTGATAGATACGCCGGGTCACTCTGACTTTGGTGGGGAAGTAGAACGTGTATTGAAAATGGCTGATGGTGTAATACTTTTAGTAGATGCATTTGAAGGGCCAATGCCGCAAACGCGTTTCGTATTACAAAAAGCTTTACAATTGAATTTAAAACCAATTGTGGTAATTAATAAGGTGGATAAACCAAATTGTCGCCCCGATGAAGTTCATGATGCGGTATTTGAATTGTTCTTTAATTTGGATGCAACAGAAGAACAGCTGGATTTTCCTACTTTTTATGGTAGCGGAAAGAATGGCTGGTTCAATGATAGTTTAACTGAACGCGAAGATATTTTGCCATTGATGGATGGTATTTTGAAATATGTACCAGAGCCAAAAGTAAATGAAGGTCCATTGCAAATGCAAATCACTTCTTTGGATTACTCTTCTTTCTTGGGCAGAATTGCAGTAGGAAAGGTTACGCGTGGTAGTATCAAAGAAAGTCAGCCAATTGCATTGGTGCAAACTGATGGTAGCATCAAAAAATCTCGGGTAAAAGAATTGTATGTATTTGAAGGAATGGGAAAACGTAAGGTTACAGAAGTTGTAGCAGGTGATTTATGTGCTGTCGTGGGCCTGGAAGACTTTAATATTGGCGATACGATTTGTGATGCTGAAACTCCGGAAGCCCTACCTGTAATTAGTGTAGATGAGCCAACGATGAGTATGTTATTTAGTATTAATACTTCACCATTTTTTGGCAAGGATGGTAAGTTTGTTACTTCTCGTCATCTGCGTGATCGTCTGATAAAAGAAACAGAAAAGAACCTCGCATTGCGAGTAGAAGATACTGATAGCGCCGATAGCTTTTTAGTATATGGTCGTGGTATTTTGCACTTAGGCGTTTTGATTGAAACAATGCGTCGTGAAGGTTATGAACTAACTGTTGGTCAACCACAAGTCTTGGTAAAAACGGTGGATGGTAAAAAACACGAACCTTATGAAAATTTAGTAGTAGATGTACCTGCAGACTTTAGCGGAAAAGTAATTGATTTGGTTACGCAACGTAAAGGTGAAATGTTGGTAATGGAAAGCAAAGGTGAAATGCAGCACCTGGAGTTTGATATTCCTTCTCGCGGTTTAATCGGATTGCGTTCTCAAATGCTTACCAATACTGCCGGAGAGGCTGTAATGGCACATCGTTTTAATGAATATAAACCATGGAAGGGTATTATACCTGGTAGAAATAACGGGGTATTGATTTCAAAGAACCAGGCAACTACAACAGCATATTCTATTGACAAATTGCAAGACAGGGGCTCTTTCTTTGTAGATCCGGGAGAAGAAGTATATGTAGGGCAGATTATTGCGGAACATATTAAACCGGGAGATTTAATTGTGAATGCTACTGAGGGTAAAAAGTTGACGAATATGCGTGCGAGCGGAAGTGATGATTCGGTACGTATAATTCCAAAAATTCAGATGACTTTGGAGGAATGTATGGAATATATTCAGGATGATGAATGTATTGAGGTTACACCAAAAATTATTCGTTTACGCAAAACTTTGCTGAATGAAGAAGAAAGAAAACGTCAATCTAAATCAATGAAAGCTTAA